In Mycteria americana isolate JAX WOST 10 ecotype Jacksonville Zoo and Gardens chromosome 3, USCA_MyAme_1.0, whole genome shotgun sequence, a single genomic region encodes these proteins:
- the TLR5 gene encoding toll-like receptor 5, with the protein MLHQQLILVFGISLASDTCAFRSCYSEAQVSVYYFCNLTDIPLVPKDTVKFLLTFNYIRQVTATSFPLLEHLVVLEIGMQYAYPVTIGKGAFRNLPNLRVLDLGFNSILHLDLDAFVGLRSLTVLRLFQNYLGDSILEERYFQDLSSLEELDLSKNQITKLQPHPLFYNLTVLKTVNLKFNKISNLCESNLTSFQGKHFLFFSLGSNNLYKMDEMGWAKCPNPFRNITFNSLDLSDNGWSTEKVQYFCTAIKGTQIGSLTFKSHTMGSGFGFHNLKNPDDDTFAGLARSDLRLLDISDGYIFSLNSLIFQSLGNLELLNLFKNKINQIQRQAFFGLGNLKTLNLSGNLLGELYDYTFEGLHSVMYIDLQQNHIGMIGEKSFRNLVSLKIIDLRDNAIKKLPSFPHLTSAFLGDNKLMSVAGTAIAATYLELERNWLANLGDLYILFQVPDVQYIFLKQNRFSYCVKSDNVVENNQLVYMDLGENMLQLVWERDLCLDVFRALSKLQVLHLNNNYLSALPQEIFRGLTSLKTLNLASNLLSHLSPGLFPQSLRNLNLSGNQLFSPEPEVFMTLSILDITHNNYVCDCTLKSLLVWLNETNVTLAGSQSDRYCVYPPAFAGVPLSSLTYDGCSEDELQQTLRFSVFVFTSVTLLMFLMAVIIFTRCRGICFVWYKTIAKKIIDSHPQVADKSEYRYDAYLCYSKNDFEWVQNSLLKHLDSQYSDKNRFTLCFEERDFLPGEEHINNIRDAIWNSRKTICIVTRQFLKDGWCVEAFNFAQSRYFCDLKDVLIMVVVGSLSQYQLTKHKPIRNFLQRSRYLRWPEDYQDIDWFLNNLFCQILKEKKVRRKASGIELQTVATLSH; encoded by the coding sequence ATGTTACATCAACAGCTAATACTTGTCTTTGGAATATCACTAGCAAGTGATACATGTGCATTTAGAAGCTGTTATTCGGAAGCCCAAGTCTCCGTATATTATTTCTGCAACCTCACAGATATTCCACTTGTGCCAAAGGATACAGTGAAGTTTTTGCTAACTTTCAACTATATCAGACAAGTGACTGCAACTTCGTTTCCACTGCTGGAGCACTTGGTGGTGTTGGAAATCGGAATGCAGTATGCCTATCCTGTTACCATAGGAAAAGGAGCTTTCAGGAACCTGCCAAACCTTCGTGTCTTAGACCTGGGATTCAATAGCATTCTTCACCTGGATCTTGATGCTTTTGTGGGCCTGCGAAGTCTGACTGTACTCCGTCTGTTTCAGAACTACCTTGGAGATTCCATCCTGGAGGAGCGTTACTTTCAAGATTTGAGCTCATTAGAAGAATTGGATCTTTCAAAGAACCAAATCACAAAACTTCAGCCTCATCCCTTATTTTATAATCTAACAGTCTTGAAAACTGTGAACCTGAAATTCAACAAGATATCCAACCTGTGTGAAAGCAATCTTACCAGCTTCcaaggaaaacactttttattttttagcctcGGTTCTAATAATTTGTACAAGATGGATGAAATGGGCTGGGCCAAATGCCCAAATCCTTTCAGAAATATTACGTTTAACTCACTAGACCTTAGTGACAATGGCTGGAGCACAGAGAAAGTCCAATATTTCTGTACAGCCATTAAAGGGACTCAAATCGGTTCTTTAACATTTAAGTCTCATACAATGGGTTCGGGATTTggctttcataatttaaaaaatccagatGATGATACATTTGCAGGACTAGCAAGAAGTGATCTTCGTTTGCTTGATATTTCAGATGGTTACATTTTCTCTCTCAACTCTTTAATCTTTCAAAGCCTTGGTAATCTGGAATTGCTGAACCTTTTCAAAAACAAGATAAATCAAATCCAAAGGCAAGCATTTTTTGGCTTGGGAAACTTAAAAACTCTCAATCTCTCAGGTAATCTTTTAGGTGAGTTGTATGATTATACTTTTGAAGGTCTACATAGTGTAATGTATATTGATTTACAGCAAAATCATATCGGGATGATTGGTGAAAAATCATTCCGTAACTTAGTAAGTCTGAAAATAATTGATCTCCGAGACAATGCCATTAAAAAACTCCCTTCCTTTCCACATCTGACCTCTGCCTTTTTAGGTGACAATAAGCTAATGTCTGTAGCTGGCACAGCAATAGCAGCAACATACCTTGAATTAGAAAGAAATTGGTTGGCAAACCTGGGTGACCTGTATATTCTTTTCCAAGTTCCAGATGTGCAGTATATCTTCTTAAAACAGAATCGCTTCTCTTACTGTGTGAAAAGTGATAATGTTGTAGAAAACAATCAGTTAGTCTATATGGATCTAGGCGAAAATATGTTACAGCTTGTGTGGGAGAGAGATTTATGTTTGGATGTGTTCAGGGCGCTGTCCAAACTTCAGGTTCTACATCTGAATAACAACTACCTTAGTGCTCTTCCACAGGAGATTTTTAGAGGTCTAACATCTCTAAAAACACTTAATCTAGCTTCCAACCTATTGTCTCACCTTTCTCCCGGGCTTTTTCCACAAAGCCTAAGAAACCTAAACTTATCTGGAaaccagcttttttcccctgagccTGAAGTCTTTATGACTTTGAGTATTCTGGATATAACACACAATAATTATGTCTGTGATTGTACTTTAAAGAGCCTACTAGTGTGGCTAAATGAAACCAATGTAACCCTAGCTGGCTCACAATCTGACAGGTACTGTGTATACCCACCTGCATTTGCAGGGGTACCACTGTCGTCTCTGACATATGATGGTTGCAGTGAAGATGAACTCCAGCAGACACTCAGGTTCTCAGTATTTGTCTTCACCTCTGTCACTCTTCTGATGTTTCTGATGGCAGTCATCATTTTTACTCGCTGTCGGGGGATTTGTTTTGTCTGGTATAAAACTATCGCCAAAAAAATTATAGACAGCCATCCACAAGTAGCAGATAAAAGTGAATACAGATATGATGCATATTTGTGCTACAGCAAAAATGACTTTGAATGGGTCCAAAATTCCTTGCTAAAGCACCTGGATTCACAGTATTCTGATAAAAACAGATTTACCTTGTGCTTTGAGGAAAGAGATTTCTTGCCTGGGGAAGAACATATCAACAATATTCGTGATGCCATTtggaacagcaggaaaacaatttGCATTGTGACCAGGCAGTTTCTCAAAGATGGGTGGTGTGTGGAAGCCTTTAATTTTGCCCAGAGCAGGTACTTTTGTGATCTGAAAGATGTCCTCATTATGGTAGTGGTTGGGTCACTTTCTCAATATCAACTAACGAAACACAAACCAATTAGAAACTTTTTACAAAGGAGCCGATATTTGCGGTGGCCTGAAGATTATCAAGATATAGACTggtttttaaataaccttttttgccaaattctaaaggaaaaaaaagtgcgaAGGAAAGCCAGTGGTATAGAGCTGCAGACTGTAGCAACACTCTCGCATTGA